One window of Chryseobacterium indologenes genomic DNA carries:
- a CDS encoding beta-ketoacyl-[acyl-carrier-protein] synthase family protein, translating into MENRVVITGMGIYSCIGTSLEEVRESLYQGKSGIVLDPDRKEFGFRSGLTGVVPKPDLKNLLNRRQRVSMGEESEYAYLATMDALKQANLDETFLDSHEVGILYGNDSVSQAVVESIDIAREKKDTTLMGSGAIFKSMNSTVTMNLSTIFKLKGINLTISAACASGSHSLGLAYMMIKNGFQDMIICGGAQETNKYSMASFDGLGVFSVREDEPTKASRPFDAERDGLIPSGGAASLIVESLESAQRRGAPIIAEIIGYGFSSNGGHISTPNVDGPALAMDRALKQSGLKASDIDYINAHATSTPIGDANEAKAIYEIFGSEVPVSSTKSMTGHECWMAGASEVIYSILMMQNDFVAPNINLENPDNEAQKINLVAKTKNQKIDVFLSNSFGFGGTNSALIVKKFD; encoded by the coding sequence ATGGAAAATAGGGTTGTAATTACCGGAATGGGAATTTATTCCTGCATCGGGACATCTTTAGAAGAGGTCAGGGAATCCCTATATCAAGGAAAATCCGGTATTGTGTTAGATCCGGACAGAAAAGAATTTGGTTTCAGGTCCGGCCTTACGGGCGTTGTTCCAAAACCCGATCTGAAAAACCTCTTAAACAGACGCCAGCGTGTCAGTATGGGAGAAGAAAGCGAATATGCTTATCTAGCGACTATGGATGCATTGAAGCAGGCAAATCTGGATGAAACGTTCCTGGATTCTCATGAAGTGGGAATTTTATACGGAAATGACAGTGTTTCTCAGGCAGTCGTAGAATCTATTGATATTGCAAGAGAAAAGAAAGATACTACATTGATGGGATCGGGAGCGATCTTCAAATCAATGAATTCAACGGTGACGATGAACCTTTCTACCATCTTTAAACTGAAAGGAATCAATCTTACCATAAGTGCAGCATGCGCAAGCGGTTCTCATTCATTGGGACTGGCTTATATGATGATTAAGAATGGTTTTCAGGATATGATCATCTGCGGAGGAGCTCAGGAAACTAATAAATATTCTATGGCTAGCTTTGACGGATTGGGCGTTTTCTCAGTGAGAGAAGATGAGCCTACGAAAGCATCCAGACCTTTCGATGCAGAAAGAGACGGATTGATCCCAAGCGGAGGAGCTGCCAGTCTGATTGTTGAGAGTTTAGAATCCGCCCAAAGAAGAGGAGCTCCAATCATTGCAGAAATTATCGGATATGGTTTTTCTTCAAACGGAGGACATATTTCAACACCCAATGTGGATGGGCCTGCTTTGGCAATGGACAGAGCGCTTAAACAATCAGGATTAAAAGCTTCGGACATCGATTATATCAATGCTCATGCAACTTCTACTCCTATTGGTGATGCCAACGAGGCAAAAGCAATCTATGAGATTTTCGGAAGTGAAGTTCCGGTAAGTTCTACCAAATCTATGACAGGACATGAGTGCTGGATGGCAGGAGCAAGTGAAGTGATCTACTCAATTCTGATGATGCAGAACGATTTTGTAGCGCCAAATATTAACCTGGAAAATCCTGATAATGAAGCACAAAAGATAAATTTAGTCGCAAAAACAAAAAATCAAAAAATTGATGTATTTTTGTCGAATTCTTTTGGGTTTGGGGGAACCAATTCTGCACTAATAGTTAAAAAATTTGATTAA
- the fabG gene encoding 3-oxoacyl-ACP reductase FabG, translating into MKCAIVTGGSRGIGRAICIKLAEEKNYHILINYASNETAANETLAKVEELGATGEILKFDVGNTEETKTVLTDWQEKNPDAVVEVIVNNAGITRDGLFMWMQKEDWNSVINTSLDGFFNVTNFFIQKLLRNKYGRIINMVSVSGVKGTAGQTNYSAAKGAVVGATKALAQEVAKRNVTVNAVAPGFIKTDMTQEFNEEELKAMIPANRFGEAEEVADLVAFLASKKSSYITGEVININGGIYS; encoded by the coding sequence ATGAAATGTGCAATTGTAACAGGAGGCTCCAGAGGAATCGGGAGGGCAATCTGTATAAAACTGGCTGAAGAGAAAAACTATCATATCCTTATCAACTACGCTTCAAACGAAACCGCAGCAAACGAAACGTTGGCTAAAGTGGAGGAATTGGGTGCTACCGGAGAAATCCTTAAATTTGATGTAGGAAATACCGAAGAGACAAAGACTGTTTTAACGGACTGGCAGGAGAAGAATCCTGATGCAGTAGTAGAAGTGATCGTCAATAATGCCGGAATCACAAGAGACGGTCTTTTTATGTGGATGCAGAAAGAAGACTGGAACAGTGTGATCAATACAAGTCTGGACGGGTTTTTCAATGTAACCAATTTCTTTATCCAAAAGCTGCTTCGTAACAAGTACGGAAGAATCATCAATATGGTTTCGGTATCCGGAGTAAAAGGAACAGCCGGACAAACGAATTATTCCGCGGCAAAAGGCGCTGTAGTAGGGGCTACAAAAGCTTTGGCTCAGGAAGTTGCCAAAAGAAACGTTACTGTAAATGCAGTAGCTCCGGGCTTTATCAAAACGGATATGACTCAGGAATTCAATGAAGAAGAATTGAAAGCCATGATTCCTGCCAACAGATTCGGAGAAGCAGAAGAAGTGGCAGATCTTGTCGCATTTTTAGCATCTAAAAAATCTTCTTACATTACAGGAGAAGTGATTAATATTAACGGAGGAATTTATTCATAA
- a CDS encoding acyl carrier protein has protein sequence MEREKIVAIVNDFLVNEFEVDGDEISNDANLKNTLGLDSLDYIDMVVVIESNFGVKLGEADFKKMVTFDDFYTTIENKIAEKNA, from the coding sequence ATGGAAAGGGAAAAAATTGTTGCTATTGTTAATGATTTTCTGGTAAATGAATTCGAGGTAGACGGAGACGAAATCAGTAACGATGCCAACCTTAAAAATACACTGGGCTTAGACAGCCTGGATTATATCGACATGGTAGTCGTGATCGAATCCAATTTCGGCGTGAAATTAGGAGAAGCAGATTTCAAGAAAATGGTAACATTTGATGATTTCTATACTACGATTGAAAATAAGATTGCTGAAAAAAACGCATAG